In the Alligator mississippiensis isolate rAllMis1 chromosome 7, rAllMis1, whole genome shotgun sequence genome, one interval contains:
- the PTTG1IP gene encoding pituitary tumor-transforming gene 1 protein-interacting protein, with translation MGAALLALLLALARAPAAAPDGACPRYTNTSCEECLKNVTCLWCTSSKKCVEYPVRSIFPPSSLCELRSARWGVCWVNFEALIIAMSVVGGAILLALVVCCCCCCKKKSKKPDKDDERAAREREKRRVQQEERRAEMKSRHDEIRKKYGLFKEDNPYAKFENN, from the exons ATGGGCGCCGCGCTGCTCGCActgctgctggcgctggcccGGGCCCCGGCCGCCGCGCCCGACGGAG cTTGTCCCCGGTACACCAATACGAGTTGCGAAGAGTGCCTGAAAAATGTCACC TGTCTCTGGTGCACCAGCAGCAAGAAATGTGTGGAGTATCCTGTCAGAAGCATCTTCCCTCCCAGCAGTCTCTGTGAGCTGCGTTCTGCCCGATGGGGAGTCTGCTGGG tgAACTTTGAAGCCTTGATTATTGCAATGTCTGTGGTGGGAGGAGCGATTCTTCTTGCTCTGGttgtttgctgttgctgctgttgcaagaaaaaaagcaaaaa ACCAGACAAGGATGATGAAAGAGCTGCCAGAGAGCGGGAGAAGAGGAGAGTACAGCAAGAGGAGAG GAGAGCAGAGATGAAATCTCGACATGATGAAATCCGGAAAAAATACG